One region of Eriocheir sinensis breed Jianghai 21 chromosome 36, ASM2467909v1, whole genome shotgun sequence genomic DNA includes:
- the LOC127008012 gene encoding uncharacterized protein LOC127008012 has product MEATPPSKRKRKANWGEKETFRLAELYMDEVQTLKSSFKMPGVYNMKKHEIWEQIAEELNNSFNNYRTSAEVKKRWFFISSRSRQKIQRFREERNRTGGGPPPPPLDPIDELIEDILGPDSKTIMGEPQVDDLMDVLRADIKDVRPAAGGATADPLVGINSHESADAPTVIYVDASAEEALPPSSTPSEDPTTGQMGAVKAVESAAQEHKAAAQAVASAARAQEAAARAQESAARAKESAARAKESAARAKEAAMRAKEQAAKEKIEAMRLKARYYKFKLENN; this is encoded by the exons ATGGAAGCCACTCCACCCAgtaaacggaagaggaaggcaaactgGGGGGAGAAAGAAACTTTCCGCCTGGCAGAACTGTACATGGATGAGGTACAAACCTTGAAGTCCAGCTTCAAGATGCCGGGAGTTTATAACATGAAGAAACATGAGATATGGGAACAAATAGCCGAGGAGTTGAATAACTCATTCAACAACTACAGGACCTCGGCTGAAGTGAAGAAACGCTGGTTCTTCATAAGTTCCCGGTCTCGGCAAAAAATCCAGCGATTCCGTGAGGAACGGAATAGGACAG GTGgtggtcctcctccccctccactggaTCCCATTGACGAACTAATTGAGGATATTCTGGGACCAGACAGCAAAACAATAATGGGTGAGCCTCAAGTCGATGATCTGATGGATGTCCTGCGTGCTGACAT AAAGGACGTGAGACCTGCTGCAGGAGGAGCAACAGCAGATCCGTTGGTCGGTATCAATAGCCACGAATCTGCAGATGCACCAACTGTAATATATGTTGATGCATCTGCAGAAGAAGCGCTTCCCCCTTCATCCACCCCCTCAGAAGATCCCACCACGGGACAAATGGGAGCTGTAAAGGCAGTGGAGTCTGCTGCCCAGGAACACAAGGCAGCTGCTCAGGCAGTGGCATCCGCTGCACGGGCCCAAGAGGCAGCTGCCCGAGCACAGGAGTCCGCTGCGAGGGCCAAGGAGTCCGCTGCGAGGGCCAAGGAGTCCGCTGCGAGGGCCAAGGAGGCAGCTATGCGGGCCAAGGAACAGGCTGCCAAGGAGAAAATTGAGGCCATGAGGCTTAAAGCTAGATACTATAAATTTAAACTAGAAAATAATTAA